In the Deinococcus sp. YIM 134068 genome, one interval contains:
- a CDS encoding type II/IV secretion system protein yields the protein MALSIGDRRLGAILLEQGYVSDVDLQKALVRHAEVGGRLGDILIDSGIVGEKRMARAIEEALGIPLVDLLVVTPEPEAVAAVNAATAQAMQAFPFARDGDTLRVAFVDPLSSVAVETLEDDSGLDIEPYQAMRDQILWSIATHYPELNLTVAAPADARGGGGQLGQRLIARGLLTGAQLGVALDVQQQTGELLGAALVSQGILTDDQLYEVLAEQAGATFVRDPRDFHPSEDVLGGMLRADALRLQAVAVDENDQGIIVVASDPRRRGDLETLLGRPVQLVLAKPRDVEGLVERFYPQRGRLGEQMVQQGSLSRAQLREALQVQARGGKVKPLGEVIIEMGFAGADEIESALQKQNSGGGRLEDTLVQSGKLSPEMLARSLAAQLGYEYLDPVQNPPDAKVALMIPEATARRYLVVPVRIQGESLVIAMKDPRNVFALDDLKLITGREIVPAVMAEKDIVRLIERYFGSQDMANLNQRLVAESKSREAKKQDDVEASALDDNAVVRVVDNLIREAALQEASDIHIEPTETSLRVRYRIDGVLREQNELPRGSAQSILARIKIMGNLDIAERRIPQDGRVRFRKGSIDIDLRLSTLPTVYGEKAVMRLLQKASNIPEVGQLGFSEHNFQRYLDVIEKPNGIFLVTGPTGSGKSFTSFSTLKRIARPEKNTTTIEDPIEYEIPGIVQSQVNTAAGMTFARALRAFLRQDPDIIFVGEVRDAETAKIATEAALTGHLVLATLHTNDAPGAITRLEEMGVEHFNIAAAVVGVLAQRLVRRVCGECKQPTNADPDVLRRLRLTEAQVAGAQLMRGSGCPRCGGTGYKGRMGIHELMVIDDPLRRAIGAGKTAAEVRDVALNESDMRTLRHDGIEKALQGLTTLEEVLAVTSN from the coding sequence GTGGCACTCTCGATAGGTGATCGGCGCCTGGGCGCGATCCTGCTGGAGCAGGGGTACGTGAGCGACGTGGACCTGCAAAAGGCGCTCGTGCGCCACGCGGAGGTCGGTGGACGCCTCGGCGACATCCTGATCGACTCGGGCATCGTGGGCGAGAAGCGCATGGCCCGCGCCATCGAGGAGGCGCTCGGCATCCCGCTGGTGGACCTGCTCGTGGTCACGCCCGAACCGGAGGCGGTGGCGGCGGTGAACGCGGCGACGGCCCAGGCGATGCAGGCCTTCCCCTTCGCGCGGGACGGCGACACCCTGCGCGTGGCGTTCGTGGACCCGCTGTCCAGCGTGGCCGTGGAGACCCTGGAGGACGACAGTGGGCTGGACATCGAGCCGTACCAGGCGATGCGCGACCAGATTCTGTGGTCCATCGCCACCCACTACCCGGAGCTGAACCTCACGGTGGCGGCCCCCGCCGACGCGCGGGGCGGGGGCGGGCAGCTCGGGCAGCGGCTGATCGCGCGGGGCCTGCTCACCGGGGCGCAACTCGGGGTGGCGCTCGACGTGCAGCAGCAGACGGGCGAGCTGCTGGGCGCTGCCCTCGTCTCGCAGGGCATCCTCACGGACGATCAGCTCTACGAGGTGCTCGCCGAGCAGGCCGGGGCGACCTTCGTGCGCGACCCGCGCGACTTCCACCCGTCCGAGGACGTGCTGGGCGGAATGCTGCGCGCCGACGCCCTGCGGCTTCAGGCCGTGGCCGTGGACGAGAACGATCAGGGCATCATCGTCGTGGCGAGCGACCCGCGCCGCCGGGGCGACCTCGAGACGCTGCTGGGGCGTCCGGTGCAGCTCGTCCTCGCCAAACCGCGCGACGTGGAGGGATTGGTCGAACGCTTCTACCCCCAGCGGGGCCGCCTCGGTGAGCAGATGGTCCAGCAGGGCAGCCTGTCGCGCGCCCAGCTCCGCGAGGCCCTCCAGGTGCAGGCGCGCGGGGGCAAGGTCAAGCCGCTCGGGGAGGTCATCATCGAGATGGGCTTCGCGGGGGCCGACGAGATCGAGTCCGCCCTGCAAAAGCAGAACTCGGGCGGGGGACGGCTGGAGGACACCCTCGTCCAGTCGGGCAAGCTCAGCCCCGAGATGCTCGCCCGCTCGCTCGCCGCGCAGCTCGGCTACGAGTACCTCGATCCCGTCCAGAACCCGCCCGACGCGAAGGTGGCCCTGATGATCCCCGAGGCGACGGCGCGGCGCTACCTCGTCGTGCCCGTGCGGATTCAGGGCGAATCTCTCGTCATCGCCATGAAGGACCCCCGCAACGTCTTCGCCCTGGACGACCTCAAGCTCATCACGGGCCGCGAGATCGTCCCGGCGGTGATGGCGGAAAAGGACATCGTTCGCCTCATCGAGCGGTACTTCGGCAGCCAGGACATGGCGAACCTCAACCAGCGCCTCGTCGCCGAGAGCAAGAGTCGCGAGGCGAAAAAGCAGGACGACGTGGAGGCCTCCGCGCTCGACGACAACGCCGTCGTCCGGGTGGTGGACAACCTGATCCGCGAGGCGGCCCTGCAGGAGGCGTCGGACATCCACATCGAGCCGACCGAGACCTCGCTGCGGGTGCGCTACCGCATCGACGGCGTGCTGCGCGAGCAGAACGAGCTGCCCCGTGGCAGCGCCCAGAGCATCCTCGCCCGCATCAAGATCATGGGCAACCTCGACATCGCCGAGCGGCGCATTCCGCAGGACGGGCGCGTGCGCTTCCGCAAGGGCAGCATCGACATCGACCTGCGTCTGTCCACCCTGCCCACCGTGTACGGCGAGAAGGCCGTGATGAGGTTGCTGCAAAAGGCCAGCAACATCCCGGAAGTCGGGCAGCTCGGCTTCTCCGAACACAACTTCCAGCGGTATCTGGACGTGATCGAGAAGCCCAACGGCATCTTCCTCGTCACCGGACCGACGGGTTCGGGCAAGTCGTTCACCTCGTTCTCGACCCTCAAGCGCATCGCCCGCCCCGAGAAGAACACGACGACCATCGAGGACCCCATCGAGTACGAGATTCCGGGCATCGTGCAGTCTCAGGTGAACACGGCGGCGGGCATGACCTTCGCGCGGGCGCTGCGGGCCTTCCTCCGGCAGGACCCCGACATCATCTTCGTGGGCGAGGTCCGCGACGCCGAGACCGCCAAGATCGCCACCGAGGCCGCCCTGACCGGCCACCTCGTGCTGGCGACCCTGCACACCAACGACGCGCCCGGCGCGATCACCCGTCTGGAGGAGATGGGCGTGGAGCATTTCAACATCGCCGCCGCTGTGGTGGGCGTGCTCGCCCAGCGCCTCGTGCGCCGGGTGTGCGGCGAGTGCAAGCAGCCCACGAACGCCGACCCCGACGTGCTGCGCCGCCTGCGCCTGACCGAGGCCCAGGTGGCGGGTGCCCAGCTCATGCGCGGCTCGGGCTGCCCCCGCTGCGGCGGCACCGGCTACAAGGGCCGCATGGGCATCCACGAACTGATGGTGATCGACGACCCCCTGCGCCGCGCCATCGGGGCGGGCAAGACCGCCGCCGAGGTGCGCGACGTGGCCCTGAACGAGAGCGACATGCGGACCCTGCGCCACGACGGCATCGAAAAGGCCTTGCAGGGCCTGACGACGCTGGAGGAAGTGCTGGCGGTCACGAGCAACTAG
- the pgeF gene encoding peptidoglycan editing factor PgeF, whose protein sequence is MRTDTDSLMLLRSPLLPVPHAFTTRAGGVSVGAYGAPAGGGLNLDDREDNPEVVAENRRRLSTALGFDPARVARLNQVHGTDVREARPGVQEGDALVTTEPGLLLAIGTADCYPVLLADEAASVVGAAHAGWRGTLGRIAARTVEAMVARGARAERIRAAVGPGICGEQYPVGEDVARQFREAGLDEHVLEIGGALHLDLAGANRAVLLAAGLLPENVWVSGRCSTEPDFYSYRRDAGRTGRMWAVIGLTGTGGAA, encoded by the coding sequence ATGCGAACCGATACTGACTCCCTGATGCTCCTGCGTTCCCCCCTCCTGCCCGTGCCGCACGCGTTCACGACGCGCGCCGGTGGCGTGTCGGTGGGGGCCTACGGTGCCCCGGCGGGTGGGGGCCTCAATCTGGATGACCGGGAGGACAACCCGGAGGTCGTCGCCGAGAACCGCCGCCGCCTGAGCACGGCCCTCGGCTTCGACCCGGCGCGGGTGGCCCGCCTGAATCAGGTCCACGGCACCGACGTTCGGGAGGCCCGGCCCGGCGTGCAGGAGGGCGACGCGCTGGTGACAACCGAGCCAGGATTGCTGCTCGCCATCGGGACGGCGGACTGCTACCCGGTCCTCCTCGCGGACGAGGCGGCGAGCGTGGTCGGCGCGGCGCACGCGGGCTGGCGCGGCACGCTGGGGCGGATTGCGGCACGGACCGTGGAGGCGATGGTGGCGCGCGGGGCACGGGCCGAGCGGATCAGGGCCGCCGTCGGCCCCGGCATCTGCGGCGAGCAGTATCCGGTGGGGGAGGACGTGGCGAGGCAGTTCCGGGAGGCCGGGCTGGACGAGCATGTGCTGGAGATCGGGGGTGCCCTTCACCTCGACCTCGCGGGGGCGAACCGGGCCGTGTTGCTCGCGGCGGGCCTCCTCCCCGAGAACGTGTGGGTGAGCGGGCGGTGCTCCACCGAACCCGACTTCTACTCCTACCGCCGCGACGCGGGCCGCACGGGGCGGATGTGGGCCGTGATCGGTCTCACCGGGACGGGGGGTGCGGCGTGA
- a CDS encoding enoyl-ACP reductase FabI, with amino-acid sequence MTVSVDLSGKTALVMGVANARSLGWAIAEQLLAAGCRVSFSYQGERLKTELDKLLAGREGVWSQQADATSEEDLTALFARVREEFGGLDILVHSIAFAPRAAMEGRFVDTTPEDWNTALNVSAYTLVSTTRHAEPLLRDGASIISLTYHASQQVVPKYNVMAVAKAALEAATRYLAADLGPSGVRVNTISAGAMRTVAARSIPGFGNLYDEAGRRAALGRHATPEEVGKLALFLLSDLGSGVTGQTMYVDAGASIMTMPGQGQAS; translated from the coding sequence ATGACCGTTTCCGTGGACCTGTCCGGCAAGACCGCCCTCGTGATGGGGGTCGCCAACGCGCGCAGCCTCGGCTGGGCCATCGCGGAGCAACTGCTCGCGGCGGGGTGCCGGGTGAGCTTTTCCTATCAGGGCGAGCGGCTCAAAACCGAACTCGACAAGCTCCTCGCAGGCCGGGAGGGCGTGTGGTCCCAGCAGGCCGACGCGACGAGCGAGGAGGACCTGACGGCGCTGTTCGCCCGCGTCCGGGAGGAGTTCGGCGGGCTGGACATCCTCGTTCACTCCATCGCCTTCGCGCCCAGAGCGGCGATGGAGGGCCGCTTCGTGGACACGACCCCCGAGGACTGGAACACGGCCCTGAACGTCAGCGCCTACACGCTCGTCTCCACCACCCGCCACGCCGAGCCGCTGCTCAGGGACGGCGCGAGCATCATCAGCCTGACCTACCACGCCTCGCAACAGGTCGTGCCCAAGTACAACGTGATGGCTGTGGCGAAGGCCGCCCTGGAGGCCGCCACCCGTTACCTCGCCGCCGACCTCGGCCCATCGGGCGTGCGTGTCAACACCATCAGCGCCGGGGCGATGCGGACGGTGGCCGCCCGCTCGATTCCCGGCTTCGGCAACCTGTACGACGAGGCCGGACGCCGCGCCGCCCTGGGTCGCCACGCCACCCCCGAGGAGGTCGGCAAACTCGCCCTCTTCCTGCTCAGCGACCTCGGCAGCGGCGTCACCGGGCAGACCATGTACGTGGATGCCGGGGCGAGCATCATGACGATGCCGGGGCAGGGGCAGGCGTCGTGA
- a CDS encoding isochorismatase: protein MTPSPVALVLLTAQRHHLEGHPDEGRVSQRWQRRVLSARAASHLVVHVQWDGAEGTPGATFSRGWVHHPDFRAEAGDLPLRATPPDAFAGTGLDAELRRRDVRELELLALPGADVLPATLETARALGYEVRVLDVEEQPSPV from the coding sequence ATGACCCCCTCGCCCGTGGCGCTCGTCCTGCTCACCGCCCAGCGGCACCACCTGGAGGGCCACCCCGACGAGGGGCGTGTCTCGCAACGCTGGCAGCGGCGGGTGCTCTCGGCGCGGGCGGCGAGCCACCTGGTCGTCCACGTGCAGTGGGACGGGGCGGAGGGAACGCCGGGCGCGACCTTCTCGCGCGGGTGGGTCCACCACCCCGACTTCCGGGCGGAGGCGGGCGACCTGCCGCTGCGGGCCACGCCGCCGGACGCCTTCGCGGGCACGGGGTTGGACGCCGAGCTGCGGCGGCGGGACGTGCGCGAGCTGGAGCTGCTGGCCCTCCCCGGCGCGGACGTGTTGCCCGCCACGCTGGAGACGGCGCGGGCGCTCGGGTACGAGGTGCGGGTGCTGGATGTGGAGGAGCAGCCCTCGCCTGTCTAG